A single region of the Chelonia mydas isolate rCheMyd1 chromosome 4, rCheMyd1.pri.v2, whole genome shotgun sequence genome encodes:
- the LOC102939650 gene encoding homeobox protein HMX2, with the protein MAGLPLGCESRRRVSPGAEPPRARLAFTIDSILKRKSRGGADSARSPRLRRDPGRARCSRLDPEEQEEGPLGQQPSARYRNPGKETCRLAADGAAGRGLGPGGETGGGGAGCPLPEGLPRSRDPSPREGGAAGAHGGCSKKSSKVLAGASKKKTRTIFSKSQVFQLESAFDRKRYLSGAERAGLASALQLSETQVKIWFQNRRNKLKRQMSADLEGPAPGQAEPPGELLPQGTAPAASLAFPALSKGSTFLRRCLLPLSFPLLYPGSAAPYLCFPNPGKYFSLVDGDV; encoded by the exons ATGGCCGGGCTGCCGCTGGGCTGCGAGAGCCGCCGGAGGGTGAGCCCGGGCGCGGAGCCGCCCCGCGCCCGCCTGGCGTTCACCATTGACAGCATCTTGAAGCGCAAGTCTCGCGGCGGCGCGGACtcggccaggagccccaggctgcgGCGGGACCCGGGCAGAGCCCGCTGCTCCCGGCTGGACccggaggagcaggaggaggggccTTTGGGACAGCAGCCCAGTGCACGCTACAGAAACCCGG GAAAGGAGACCTGCCGGCTGGCAGCGGACGGGGCGGCAGGACGGGGCCTCGGGCCCGGCGGTGAAACCGGAGGAGGAGGCGCGGGCTGCCCGCTGCCCGAGGGCTTGCCCCGCAGCCGCGACCCCTCGCCCCGGGAAGGAGGAGCAGCCGGGGCCCACGGGGGCTGCAGCAAGAAAAGCAGCAAGGTACTGGCGGGGGCCAGCAAGAAGAAGACCCGCACCATCTTCTCCAAGAGCCAGGTCTTCCAGCTGGAGTCCGCCTTCGACAGGAAGCGCTACCTGAGCGGCGCCGAGCGAGCCGGCCTGGCCAGCGCCCTGCAGCTCTCCGAGACCCAGGTGAAGATCTGGTTCCAGAACCGCAGGAATAAGCTTAAGAGACAAATGTCTGCGGACCTGGAGGGCCCCGCTCCGGGCCAGGCAGAGCCGCCTGGGGAACTGCTACCCCAGGGGACGGCACCTGCGGCTTCGCTCGCCTTCCCCGCCCTGTCCAAAGGCAGCACTTTCCTCCGTCGTTGTTTGCTGCCGCTGTCCTTCCCCCTGCTCTATCCGGGCAGCGCCGCCCCTTACCTGTGTTTCCCAAATCCGGGCAAATATTtcagccttgtggatggggatgTATAA